The following are from one region of the Aspergillus chevalieri M1 DNA, chromosome 1, nearly complete sequence genome:
- the CWC22 gene encoding pre-mRNA-splicing factor cwc22 (BUSCO:EOG09263WM5;~COG:S;~EggNog:ENOG410PHRN;~InterPro:IPR016024,IPR016021,IPR003890,IPR003891;~PFAM:PF02847;~go_function: GO:0003723 - RNA binding [Evidence IEA];~go_function: GO:0005515 - protein binding [Evidence IEA]): MTDPVVLQSAVRVPTPPPGESQPSASRKRSPPSRSPSPNRRRSAPGDALKQDGDAPRLDDERARERERQLAERVREHEKKEAARKPMTDEEKQASAKAEYEKLLNMRSGGTYIPPARLRALQSQITDKSSKEYQRMAWEALKKSINGLINKVNVSNIKFIVPELFGENLIRGRGLFCRSIMKAQAASLPFTPIYAAMAAIVNTKLPQVGELLLSRLIVQFRKAFKRNDKAVCISSTTFIAHLCNQQVVHEMLAAQILLLLLHKPTDDSVEIAVGLTREVGQHLEEMSGPIALAVFDQFRNILHEADIDKRVQYMIEVLFQVRKDRYKDNPAVREDLDLVEEEDQITHRIGLDDEIETQDGLNIFKYDEQWEEHQEAYARLKAEILGEGSEDEDDEDESDVSSDEEEDEEKKMDIKDQSNTDLVNLRRTIYLTIMSSIDFEECCHKLMKVSLPPGLEPELPSMIIECCSQERTYSKFYGLIGERFAKINRLWSDLFEAAFAKYYDTIHRYETNRLRNIACFFGHMLSTDAIGWHVMSIIHMNEEETTSSSRIFIKILFQNLGEHLGLPKLRAQMTDEILRPSFEGLFPLDNPRNTRFSINYFTSIGFDRSRPHYRRLGTQIRIQSRSAVVHLARPAQGPATLAPDPDPGPTRTPGRHRRAVGGPTHGLCPGRLGDEATATPLPAPAPALAPLQQDPAAALFPTVDPQAGPYRGHRPDEAELAPTTHGIREAQVPTAHGNARRLDQSPHLESGATLARCHGLSHRLDTELRHLKADATQLVYHGHRHVAVVEVLGMIPARLALHHAGEDIQTRCHGLARHRLVGVAGRLRGVQLGGRGEVARVTIFSPGIKKQDLHG; the protein is encoded by the exons ATGACGGATCCTGTGGTATTGCAATCCGCTGTACGAGTGCCGACGCCTCCCCCAGGCGAGTCGCAACCTTCAGCTTCACGCAAGCGGTCTCCTCCCTCTCGTTCTCCGTCTCCGAATCGTCGCCGTTCGGCCCCGGGTGATGCATTGAAGCAGGATGGGGATGCACCTCGTCTGGACGATGAGCGTGCACGGGAAAGAGAACGCCAGCTCGCCGAACGGGTTCGCGAAcacgagaagaaagaagccgCGCGAAAGCCCATGACGGATGAGGAGAAGCAAGCGTCAGCCAAGGCAGAGTACGAGAAATTGTTGAATATGCGCTCCGGTGGTACATATATTCCTCCTGCCCGACTGCGCGCCCTGCAGTCACAGATCACGGACAAGTCCAGCAAAGAGTATCAGCGGATGGCATGGGAAGCCTTGAAGAAGTCGATCAACGGCCTTATCAACAAGGTGAACGTGTCGAACATCAAGTTCATTGTTCCAGAGCTTTTTGGTGAGAACTTGATTCGCGGACGTGGTCTGTTTTGCCGGAGTATCATGAAGGCTCAGGCCGCCAGTTTGCCGTTTACTCCGATCTACGCTGCGATGGCCGCCATTGTCAACACCAAACTGCCCCAAGTTGGCGAATTGCTCCTCTCCCGATTGATCGTCCAGTTTCGAAAAGCATTCAAGCGGAACGACAAAGCCGTCTGTATTTCCTCTACCACCTTCATCGCACACCTTTGCAACCAGCAGGTCGTCCATGAAATGTTAGCCGCCCagatcctcctccttctccttcacaAGCCTACGGACGATAGCGTTGAAATTGCCGTCGGTCTTACACGAGAGGTGGGGCAGCATTTGGAGGAGATGAGCGGGCCTATTGCGCTGGCGGTCTTCGATCAATTCCGCAACATCCTACACGAGGCCGATATCGACAAGCGTGTACAGTACATGATCGAAGTTCTGTTCCAAGTTCGCAAGGACAGGTACAAGGATAACCCAGCGGTTAGAGAGGATTTGGATCTagtggaagaggaggatcAAATCACCCATCGCATTGGTCTGGACGATGAGATTGAAACCCAGGATGGTCTCAACATCTTCAAGTATGATGAGCAGtgggaagaacaccaagagGCGTATGCGCGATTGAAAGCAGAGATCTTAGGAGAGGGTagcgaggatgaagatgatgaagacgaatCCGACGTGAGCtcggatgaagaggaggatgaggagaagaagatggaTATCAAGGATCAAAGCAACACAGATCTCGTCAACCTTCGACGGACCATTTACTTGACAATCATGTCGAGTATTGACTTTGAAGAATGCTGTCACAAGCTGATGAAGGTCTCGCTACCACCTGGCCTGGAGCCAGAGCTTCCATCCATGATCATTGAGTGTTGCTCTCAAGAGCGCACATACTCGAAGTTCTATGGATTGATTGGAGAACGCTTCGCCAAGATCAATCGTCTCTGGTCGGACTTGTTTGAGGCTGCGTTCGCCAAATACTATGATACGATCCATCGGTACGAGACGAACCGGCTTCGCAATATCGCCTGCTTCTTTGGCCACATGCTCAGCACTGACGCAATTGGCTGGCATGTGATGTCTATTATACACATGAACGAAGAAGAAACGACATCGAGCAGTCGTATCTTTATCAAGATTCTCTTCCAGAACCTGGGAGAGCATCTTGGACTGCCCAAGCTGCGGGCGCAGATGACGGATGAGATCCTTCGGCCCAGTTTCGAAGGTCTCTTCCCTCTGGACAACCCACGCAACACACGGTTCTCCATCAACTACTTCACCAGTATCGGTTTTG ACCGGAGCCGCCCGCACTACCGCCGGCTAGGGACGCAGATTCGGATACAGAGTCGGTCAGCAGTCGTTCATCTTGCTCGACCTGCACAGGGCCCCGCCACTCTCGCTCCCGATCCAGATCCAGGTCCTACTCGTACTCCCGGTCGCCATCGCCGAGCCGTGGGCGGTCCTACACACGGTCTCTGTCCCGGTCGTCTCGGGGACGAAGCTACAGCTACACCCCTTCCCGCTCCCGCTCCCGCTCTCGCACCCCTCCAACAAGATCCCGCCGCCGCTCTGTTTCCTACAGTCGATCCTCAAGCCGGTCCGTATCGCGGACACCGCCCCGACGAGGCCGAGCTCGCTCCTACGACTCACGGGATTCGCGAAGCCCAAGTCCCTACCGCTCACGGAAACGCTCGCCGTCTCGATCAATCACCCCACCTCGAAAGCGGAGCTACTCTCGCTCGTTGTCACGGTCTGTCACACCGCCTCGACACGGAGCTGCGGCACCTAAAGGCAGACGCTACTCAGTTAGTGTATCACGGTCACCGCCACGTCGCCGTGGTGGAGGTGCTCGGGATGATTCCCGCTCGCCTAGCCCTCCACCACGCCGGAGAAGATATTCAGACTCGGTGTCACGGTCTCGCTCGCCACCGCCTCGTCGGAGTCGCAGGTCGCCTTCGAGGAGTCCAGCTCGGCGGGAGGGGAGAGGTCGCGCGAGTGACCATTTTCAGTCCAGGGATTAAGAAGCAGGATCTGCATGGATGA
- a CDS encoding uncharacterized protein (SECRETED:SignalP(1-18)) yields the protein MKLSLLPLSFLLFPLALSQEIYPNIPERDTCVARCNMGDFCCVAQCHDLLCGNIHNTNDAIRCMTGCPVGVGTPEQVITLSRCREDCIMNNYSSSSTSTSTWTSASSTSTASSTSSSTYSATSTYSSSSSTSTSTSTSTGAASTTSSSSASGMCMFLLFVAGMLF from the exons ATGAAgctctccctcctccccctctccttcctcctttTTCCCCTGGCCCTATCCCAGGAGATCTACCCCAATATCCCCGAAAGAGACACCTGCGTTGCCAGAT GCAACATGGGCGACTTCTGCTGCGTTGCACAATGCCACGACCTTCTCTGCGGTAACATCCACAACACCAACGACGCCATCCGCTGCATGACCGGCTGTCCAGTTGGAGTCGGCACACCAGAGCAAGTCATCACTCTATCTAGGTGTCGCGAGGACTGTATCATGAACAATtactcctcatcctcaacctcaacctcaacatgGACGTCGGCGTCGTCGACTAGCACTGCTAGTTCTACTTCCTCTTCCACATATTCCGCGACGAGTACCTACAGTTCCAGTTCCAGTACTAGCACCAGTACCAGCACGTCCACCGGCGCAGCTAGCACCACGTCCTCCTCGTCTGCCAGTGGTATGTGTATGTTCTTGCTTTTTGTGGCCGGCATGTTATTCTGA
- a CDS encoding dolichol phosphate-mannose biosynthesis regulatory protein (COG:O;~EggNog:ENOG410PREN;~InterPro:IPR009914;~PFAM:PF07297;~TransMembrane:2 (i5-26o46-71i);~go_component: GO:0030176 - integral component of endoplasmic reticulum membrane [Evidence IEA];~go_function: GO:0030234 - enzyme regulator activity [Evidence IEA];~go_process: GO:0019348 - dolichol metabolic process [Evidence IEA]) — protein MLGPIVGSVMLLVATAIFLYYTAWTLLMPFVDPGHPLHDLFPPRVWAIRIPVFLTLLGSAVVGTFIGIVMINSNKKKAAKAKAAAAKKKT, from the exons ATG TTGGGCCCAATCGTGGGATCCGTCATGCTTTTGGTCGCTACCGCGATCTTTCTATACTACACGGCATGGACTCTCCTTATG CCCTTCGTCGACCCCGGCCATCCTCTCCATGACCTCTTCCCTCCCCGCGTCTGGGCGATCCGCATCCCCGTTTTCCTCACGCTACTGGGTTCGGCCGTTGTTGGTACATTTATTGGAATCGTGATgatcaacagcaacaagaagaaggcagCCAAAGCaaaggcggcggcggcaaAGAAGAAGACCTGA
- a CDS encoding putative MYND domain protein (COG:S;~EggNog:ENOG410PM06;~InterPro:IPR001214;~PFAM:PF00856;~go_function: GO:0005515 - protein binding [Evidence IEA]): MDILQAHSEKTSQLYADPHNPHRHLSRGLINHELGFSDLAAADAYRALSLLESVVDPDGCEFHARRVDASRTEKDDEEHEDDGVPITQEEYDQIIGDVYALLVRSLVNVGCFRDAFDFCTRGLEELRAKSVDKNVEVLEEQMGVIRKFYVERTKRNDAEIDASALPAQGFARRVLYPWNKHEPDRKAPEELNLLNERLKDVAPKCEVRAVALPVLHGEKQNAEGKTEGEEVSIQLGLFAKEDIPAGDIILRESSMLTATNRLHDDLCDACNASLPSLESTSTDSGPIPCQGCDDTDTIFCSQTCHDQAQETYHGAVCGLLEGLESIGKDIPDPKDKADYLYLLLLGRAVAMAATQEKHPLDLPEVKYIWGDFHDYKPANPTQVSDEEKSLPFSFHLNILQPMRIIEEMTLDPYVTLPTYDTWVLNTLYAKFRGTASGRLSTWDGGPELCAVHPLWCLANHSCDPNVRWEWGGEITFSVRGVGERALWKPAKPETEAGDGEGKFDGIRKDQEILNHYCDIGLDVKERREWARGALGGICLCSRCMWEAGS, encoded by the coding sequence ATGGACATCCTTCAAGCCCACTCAGAAAAAACATCCCAACTCTACGCGGACCCGCACAATCCTCATCGCCACCTCTCCCGCGGCCTCATCAACCACGAACTCGGATTCTCCGATCTAGCGGCCGCAGATGCATACCGTGCGCTGTCGTTGCTAGAATCAGTGGTTGATCCGGATGGGTGTGAGTTCCATGCGAGGCGAGTTGATGCATCTCGGACTGAgaaagatgatgaagagcaCGAGGATGACGGCGTGCCCATAACGCAGGAAGAATACGACCAGATCATTGGAGATGTGTATGCCTTGCTTGTGCGCAGCTTGGTGAATGTTGGATGTTTCCGGGATGCGTTTGATTTCTGTACTAGAGGGTTGGAGGAGCTGCGGGCTAAGTCTGTCGACAAGAATGTTGAGGTGCTCGAGGAGCAGATGGGGGTTATTAGGAAGTTTTATGTTGAACGGACGAAGCGCAACGATGCTGAGATTGATGCGAGTGCTCTTCCTGCTCAAGGATTTGCTAGACGAGTGTTGTATCCCTGGAACAAGCATGAGCCTGATCGCAAGGCGCCAGAGGAGTTGAATCTCCTGAACGAGCGGTTGAAAGACGTCGCGCCAAAGTGTGAGGTGCGTGCTGTCGCATTGCCCGTTTTGCACGGCGAGAAGCAAAACGCCGAGGGCAAAACCGAAGGAGAGGAAGTCTCGATCCAACTAGGCCTCTTCGCCAAAGAAGACATCCCAGCCGGAGACATCATCCTCCGCGAATCCTCAATGCTCACAGCCACCAACCGCCTCCATGACGACCTCTGCGACGCCTGTAATGCATCACTCCCCTCTCTCGAATCTACATCCACGGATTCCGGCCCAATACCCTGCCAAGGCTGCGACGACACAGACACCATCTTCTGCAGCCAGACCTGCCACGATCAGGCGCAGGAAACCTACCACGGCGCCGTCTGCGGCCTCCTCGAAGGTCTCGAGTCCATCGGCAAAGACATCCCCGATCCAAAGGATAAAGCAGACTACCTCTACCTCCTCCTGCTAGGCCGCGCGGTCGCCATGGCCGCCACGCAGGAGAAACACCCCCTCGACCTCCCCGAGGTCAAGTACATCTGGGGCGACTTCCACGATTACAAACCCGCAAACCCGACGCAAGTCAGCGACGAGGAAAAGAGTCTCCCCTTCTCCTTTCACCTTAACATCCTCCAACCAATGCGCATCATCGAGGAGATGACACTGGACCCCTACGTTACCCTCCCAACCTACGACACCTGGGTTCTGAACACGCTCTACGCTAAATTTCGGGGTACCGCGTCGGGAAGGTTATCGACGTGGGACGGCGGGCCGGAGCTATGCGCTGTGCATCCGCTGTGGTGCTTGGCGAATCATTCGTGTGATCCGAATGTGCGGTGGGAGTGGGGAGGGGAGATTACGTTTAGTGTTAGGGGGGTTGGGGAAAGGGCTCTTTGGAAGCCTGCTAAGCCGGAGACAGAGGCTGGGGATGGTGAGGGGAAGTTTGATGGGATTAGGAAGGACCAGGAGATTTTGAACCATTATTGTGATATTGGGTTGGATGTtaaggagaggagagagtGGGCTAGAGGGGCCCTTGGTGGAATATGTTTGTGTTCGAGGTGTATGTGGGAGGCAGGTTCTTAA
- a CDS encoding uncharacterized protein (COG:S;~EggNog:ENOG410PMF8;~InterPro:IPR036322;~go_function: GO:0005515 - protein binding [Evidence IEA]) — MPPAGSDDLFQHSRSLGDNIPFPQDPSRPPQEHEPSGKNKKKGKNGSKGKDKAAKAATKTSTPAEDLIDPSPPLQTEPSSCPNPSLNHHAENHIVSPVLDALGSLAETPDNDIAYRTGTWARSIPFGKSPPTDVTDGEFASGSPLSFPTNAERGGFSNPSSASPPPRRRPLSYNTGYLSSNSNVSRQPSTDRQKSHSVSTPYNGQAPPPHLPQAHFYGAPDVDLPLFSGQNRNSTDGSYSFCAFDIIPSPSYKTSRMGGSVLLAGTDGALEVLAIEDRKTRLIGKLSGLNGRVIGAKVLTANLSHDPFLSTRPHVAVILHGPCFPNDDEGHASSAASEVNDGSSVAARRSSKEDTKFYQTRVEIYSLRTGEHITTLFTTKAVPYLENMPGMPTFAPGPIGNLRLHTSGSFVVLASGVSGEVYIYGINPSSDSGGYQCYGKTWTTVQTKGARRYSTSSSSTDPDGSRSDSPNSANSESPIFALKGRWLAIIPPSSTHTPPLHGSVPPSLIQGKVFGLETRSPPSRPTVNCATDIGEGESLFDKVARGVAQELVRGARWMGDQGMQAWNNYWNKEQSQNQSSRRPANVMDGLQQGYNAFPPTHAQDTQTASPAEPDLVSIIDIKRLEDGGDNKNALFNPVATFQVPNGCSFLSFSPSGLMLFTASKKGDVQYVWDLLQIKYCRAGIFLTEDSTVSCANVRQIARYTRLTTSRIVDVIWTAPIGDRLAIITRKGTVHVFDMPRSAFQWPPFRRARPVPGKASGTDSPADDLSDRANGHNPLSAAFKLVGGRTQPILAAVRRTPSTGSAFPVGGFGITSAAGVRSGKAVAAGLSKSVGAATGTVNTLRHVGENRLHLPGLARDPVASRVTWITHRGQTFLGLVDNGAFRLYRIRRTLSANKHRSLQSVIGGREIEYKLPAILQNPCGPMPVTSAIPESNVHASLALPSSNPQPSSASKGQRQPLSQAEIETNVPYQPFHTDQRVNLFVLSPQSEATDSMLSDPTGQWVFGDEISTTKLHVRPFSAGGDDSDEDTVHEHHPGFSGDMENLISLGNSTGNVEEVVITTRRKKKHSSFPSTGPGVDMDDGFFEDDCEVLDFARDRV; from the exons ATGCCACCGGCCGGATCGGACGATTTGTTCCAGCATAGCCGGTCATTAGGTGACAACATTCCGTTTCCTCAGGATCCGAGTCGACCGCCACAAGAGCATGAACCCAGCGGGAAGAATaagaaaaaagggaagaacGGATCCAAGGGGAAGGACAAAGCGGCCAAGGCTGCCACAAAGACGTCTACTCCGGCTGAAGATCT GATCGATCCCTCGCCGCCTCTGCAGACCGAACCGTCGTCGTGTCCAAATCCCTCACTCAATCATCATGCTGAAAACCACATCGTGTCACCGGTTCTAGATGCGCTTGGCTCCCTTGCAGAGACCCCCGATAACGACATCGCTTATCGTACGGGTACATGGGCCAGGTCCATCCCGTTTGGAAAGAGCCCGCCAACCGACGTCACTGATGGGGAGTTTGCCAGTGGCTCGCCACTGAGTTTTCCTACCAATGCAGAGAGAGGTGGCTTCAGCAACCCCTCTTCAGCGTCCCCGCCTCCACGGAGGAGGCCGCTGAGTTACAACACCGGGTATCTGAGTAGTAACAGCAACGTGTCACGGCAGCCATCTACAGACAGGCAAAAGAGCCACTCTGTTAGCACACCCTATAATGGCCAGGCTCCACCGCCTCATTTGCCACAGGCCCATTTCTATGGCGCCCCCGATGTGGACCTTCCCTTATTCTCAGGCCAAAATCGGAACTCTACGGATGGAAGCTACTCTTTCTGTGCCTTCGACATAATCCCTAGCCCATCTTACAAGACATCCCGGATGGGAGGTAGTGTTTTGCTAGCCGGTACCGATGGCGCGTTAGAAGTCCTTGCTATAGAAGACCGCAAGACTCGCCTGATTGGAAAGCTTTCCGGTCTCAACGGTCGGGTTATTGGAGCAAAAGTGCTGACAGCCAACTTATCCCATGACCCTTTCTTGTCCACCCGACCTCACGTGGCGGTCATACTCCATGGACCATGTTTCCCAAACGATGATGAAGGTCATGCTTCCTCTGCTGCATCCGAGGTGAACGATGGCTCCTCTGTGGCCGCAAGGCGGTCAAGCAAAGAGGATACCAAATTTTATCAAACAAGGGTCGAGATCTATTCGCTCAGGACCGGTGAGCATATCACGACGCTCTTCACAACCAAAGCCGTTCCCTATCTGGAAAATATGCCTGGCATGCCCACGTTCGCACCAGGGCCCATCGGTAATCTCAGGCTGCATACAAGTGGTAGCTTTGTGGTCCTCGCCTCAGGTGTTAGTGGGGAGGTGTACATCTATGGCATTAATCCCTCATCGGACTCTGGTGGCTATCAGTGCTATGGAAAAACATGgaccactgtacaaaccaaaGGAGCGCGGCGATATTCCACTTCGTCAAGTTCAACTGACCCAGATGGCTCTCGAAGTGACTCGCCTAACTCCGCCAACTCCGAAAGCCCTATCTTTGCTTTGAAGGGAAGATGGTTGGCGATAATCCCACCGTCGTCGACTCATACGCCTCCGCTGCATGGATCTGTTCCTCCGTCTTTGATTCAAGGAAAAGTCTTCGGACTTGAAACGCGCAGCCCCCCATCGAGGCCGACGGTCAACTGTGCCACGGACATCGGTGAGGGCGAGAGTCTTTTTGATAAGGTGGCCAGGGGTGTTGCACAAGAGCTCGTAAGGGGCGCTCGCTGGATGGGTGATCAGGGGATGCAGGCATGGAACAACTACTGGAACAAAGAACAGTCGCAGAACCAATCTAGTCGCCGTCCTGCAAATGTAATGGATGGTCTGCAACAGGGCTACAACGCTTTCCCTCCCACACATGCACAGGATACGCAGACTGCTTCTCCGGCTGAGCCAGACCTTGTGTCTATCATTGACATTAAGCGTCTGGAAGATGGAGGCGATAACAAGAACGCATTGTTCAACCCGGTTGCAACATTCCAGGTGCCAAATGGCTGCAGCTTCCTTTCATTTTCTCCCAGCGGTCTTATGCTATTCACTGCGAGCAAGAAAGGTGACGTGCAATATGTCTGGGATCTGTTGCAAATCAAGTACTGCCGAGCAGGGATTTTCCTTACGGAAGACTCGACAGTTTCTTGTGCGAACGTCCGGCAGATTGCCAGATATACACGATTGACAACATCCCGTATCGTTGACGTGATTTGGACGGCCCCTATAGGCGATCGACTGGCAATCATTACCCGCAAGGGCACTGTGCATGTGTTCGACATGCCTAGAAGCGCGTTTCAGTGGCCTCCTTTCCGTCGCGCACGGCCCGTCCCTGGCAAGGCATCTGGCACCGATTCTCCTGCAGATGATTTGTCTGATCGAGCAAATGGCCATAATCCATTATCTGCAGCCTTTAAACTTGTCGGGGGTAGGACGCAACCGATCCTTGCTGCGGTCAGACGCACCCCGTCCACTGGCTCCGCCTTCCCAGTGGGTGGCTTCGGGATTACATCTGCAGCTGGAGTACGAAGTGGCAAGGCCGTCGCTGCGGGCCTCAGTAAATCCGTGGGCGCAGCGACTGGCACAGTTAATACCCTCCGTCACGTTGGTGAAAACCGCCTGCACCTTCCTGGACTTGCCCGCGATCCGGTGGCGTCTCGCGTAACGTGGATTACCCATAGAGGACAGACATTCTTGGGCTTAGTTGACAATGGAGCATTCCGGTTGTATCGAATCAGACGTACCTTGTCTGCCAACAAGCATCGGTCCCTTCAGTCTGTTATTGGCGGTAGAGAGATTGAATACAAGCTGCCCGCCATCCTGCAGAATCCTTGTGGCCCGATGCCTGTTACAAGCGCAATCCCGGAGTCAAACGTCCACGCGTCTTTAGCTCTACCCTCATCAAATCCACAGCCATCTTCCGCTTCAAAGGGTCAACGTCAGCCCCTCTCGCAAGCGGAGATCGAGACGAATGTCCCTTATCAGCCCTTCCACACCGACCAGAGGGTCAACCTGTTCGTGCTCTCCCCTCAAAGTGAGGCAACTGATTCGATGCTGTCCGATCCTACCGGCCAATGGGTTTTCGGCGATGAGATATCGACGACCAAGCTACATGTACGACCATTCAGTGCTGGTGGGGACGATAGCGATGAGGACACTGTCCACGAACATCATCCTGGTTTTAGCGGAGACATGGAGAACCTCATCAGTCTCGGTAATAGTACAGGCAATGTTGAAGAAGTTGTCATTACTACTcgcaggaagaagaagcactCGTCATTCCCATCGACTGGTCCGGGtgttgatatggatgatggctttttcgaaGATGACTGTGAGGTGCTGGACTTTGCTCGCGACAGAGTCTAG